From the Sphingobacteruim zhuxiongii genome, the window CAAGTAACGGATCAAACTAGAGATGGGATGGTTGCTGTTGTGACGAAATTATTTGAAATGGGTAATATTGAAGTGTTAATTGGAACCAAGGCACTCTTAGGTGAAGGGTGGGATGCTCCAGCGATCAATAGTTTATTGCTTGCGTCTGTGGTTGGGTCATTTGTTTCGTCTAACCAAATGCGTGGACGAGCAATTCGTACGAATCTTGCAATTCCAGATAAAACGAGTAATATCTGGCATATCGCATGTGTCGATCCAAGTGCCAAAGATGGCGGACAAGAACTTCTTCTTCTAAAGCGACGCTTTCGCAACTTTGTTGGTTTGTCAGAAAATGTCGAAACAAGTATAGAAAATGGAATCGCTAGAATTGGATTACCCGAACAAATGGATAGTGCAGGTATTTCTAATTTTAATGCACATAATTTCAATTTGGCCACTCAAAGAAACCGTCTTGCTCAGCAATGGGAAACGGCAATCAATAAAGGCTCTCAGCTATTAGAAGAGCTGAAAGTCCCATTCATTGAACCGGATAAATTTCAAGGATTCAAGGCTGCTGAAATGAAGAAAACGATTCGTAATATGACGGCATCACTCGGATCTGCGCTTGTTTTTTATTTAGAATGGAGCACACAGGTATCAATGAAGATGATGAAATGGATGGGGGCCAGTGGAGGACAGGTTATGCTTGGAATGTTTGGAGTCGGCACAGTTTATTTTTCTTCAAAAGCGCTGAGGACTTTTCGTTACTACGTCAAATATAGGGACGTTACAAAGGATATTTATCAAATAGGAAACGCCCTCATCAAGACGCTTTGTAAAAATCGAATTTTCTCTAGTTCAGTATTAGATTTAAAAGTTCTAACTTATTCAGACGGATATGGTGCTGTATTCTGTCATTTAGATGGCGGGACAACCTACGAGAAATCACTCTTCGTTCAAATGATACAAGAGATTGTTGAGCCGATTGATATGCCTAGATATATCATAGTCCGTAAAAGTTTTGCCCTTAAGGTGCTAAGACAGTACGATTATCACGCGGTTCCAGAATTGCTTGGGAAAAGGGCAGCCCTCGCGAACGACTTTGCGCAGTATTGGCAAGAGGAAGTTGGGAAATGTGAGCTTATTTTTACAAAGAGTTTAGAAGGCCGCAAGCTATTAATTCGATCGAAAGTTGCGGCCTTGGCTAATCATTTTAGTGAAGATACGAGCGTACAGCACGTTAACATCTGGAGGTAATTTTCCCTTGTTAGTTTATCAGATTATGCTTCTACCGCAATAAAAGTTTCTACTTCTGCATTTTCTCCATCATAGTATTTTTTGCCATGCACAGTGAAATCAGCTTTATAAGTGCGTTTCAGCGTATCATCGGCCCAAATTTCAAACCAGGTTTTCGCAACCGCTTCTGGCATTTTTCCCTTCGAAACAAATTTTTGATAGTTGGTTTTCTCGATTTCAATACCTACAAATCCCTCAGGGACATCTGACAGCGTACTGACTTGGAGGCCAATGATTGTCGTGTAAGGATGATTGAAATCTGATTCGTAGTTTGTATATACGGCATAAATATCTTCACTGATGCTATTTGGGATTTGTTCCTGAATCTTTTCATTCCAGAACTTAACCCATAATGCTTCAATGTCAACTGCTGCTTGTCCATTTTGATTGCAGGTTCTAGTCGCGATACCAATTACGTAGAACTGTTCGAGTGTTTGATGGTTCATTAATGCTCTTGTTTTTGATTTTCATAAAGGTATAACGAATCATTGACAGCCCTATGGCAGTAGTGTACCGTTACCGTAAATAATTGATTAAAAATAATTTTTCTTAGTAGGAATTTTTTAACTTTGAATAGAGGGTAAGCTTCTGAAAGTTAGTTGTTTACCGCATTTATGCTGTTAAAATTCTAGAAAATATGAAAGCCACCATTGTTTTTGTCATACTATTAGCGTTTGTAGGAGGGTTCTTATTAACGTCTAACAAAGAAAGTTCTATTGTTGGTGCTACAAGCTTATCAAGCGATTTAGCAGATTCAACAAATAAAGATTTAAAAGCTATTTACTTTGCAGGAGGATGTTTCTGGGGAACAGAGCATTTTTTTCAGCAAGTGCGCGGCGTCGTTAAAACGGAAGTTGGTTATGCAAACGGGAATGTTGATAAGCCGTCTTACGAGCAAGTTACGACAGGAAAAACTGGATACGCGGAGACTGTGAAGGTTGTTTATGACCCAACTGTGGTTCATTTGGATTTATTAATTGATTTATTTCTTAAAACCATTGATCCAACCTCGTTAAATAAGCAAGGTAATGATATTGGAACACAATATAGATCGGGAATTTATTATGTAGATCCCTCAGAGCGGTCATTAATCGATTCGAAATTGCAGGACTTAGCAAAAGGCTTTAATACCTCGATAGTCGTTGAGTCAAAGCCTTTGACGAATTTCTATATTGCTGAGAAATATCATCAAAAATACTTGGACAAGAATCCAGGTGGATATTGTCATATTGGACCTGAGTTGTTTGAGATGGCAAAAAAAGCAAATAAAAAATAAACCGCATTTATCTTTCAGATTGAGTCAATGACTTTCGGCTTTAAATGAAACAGAACGCCTATTTTAGTTTGAATTATTAACCTTCTGTTTTAGGTGTAATCTAATTACTAATTTGATTATTTGCTAATTAGTAACTATTTTACTGATTGAAACCAATCAGCCTAATTAATGAGCCGGGACTTAAGTGAAGAAAATCTATTATATCGCCTTCGATGTGGTGATATGAAAGCATTTGAGTCGTTGTACGAAATCTACAGCTCTATAATCTACAATAACATCTTTCGCTTAATTAGAAATAAGACAGTTTCCGAAGATTTATTGCAAGATGTATTTATCAAAATATGGGAAAATAGAGAAAAGATCGACGTAAATCAATCCTTTGTTGCATATCTATTTATCTGCTCCAGAAACATTGCATTTAACTTTAAAAGGCGCTTAAAGCTAGAAATCTCTTCTAGTTTAAACTCTAATTCTTCAATAGAACCCCACGTACATGCTGTTGATGATTGGCTAGAAAATAAAGAAGTTGAGCAACATATAGAGCAGATCATCAATAAACTTCCAGAGCAACGACAAAGGGTTTTTCGTTTAGCCAAATTGGATGGAATGAAGTACCAAGAGATTGCCGATGATTTAGGGATTTCAATCTCTACTGTCAAAGACCATTTGGTTAAAGCGAATAAGTTTGTTAAAAAATATATGATCGAGAATGGCGGTTTAAATGCCGTCTCCCTAATGTTTTATCTTTTTTTGAAAAAATAGTCGACAAGGAGCAGACCTATTCTTCCGCTTAGGTGTATTTATATAAAAATAGACCGAAGTGGATTCTAAGAAAGCCAATATAAACCATTTACTTCAGCGCTATCAATCCGGAGAATATACAAAAGAAGACCTTGAATGTCTTTTAACGTTGTTGTCGGAGGAAGAGAACGTTGAAGTTGACCAACAGCTCATTTTGGAGTTGTTGCATCCCGTAGTAGATTCGAAAGCTGAGGAAAATCAGCTAAGTGCAGTATTCGATCGAATTCAAAGTCAAATTGCCTTGTCGGAAACACCCGACTTAATTCCGATAACATCAAAACGTCGTTCATTAGTCCGTTATTCTATTTGGATAGCAGCATTACTCTGTGTAGTGATGTCGATTACGCTAATTATTAAGAATAGAGAGACTGGAAATAAGGTGCTTGTAAATCTTCCTGAAATCGCTGTTCCATTAGAACAGATACTGCCTGGTGGTAATAAAGCAACTTTACGTATGGCTGATGGAACGCTTGTTCAACTTAATGAATCACAAACGGGAATTGTGATGGGAGATGAAATTCTATATGCAAATGGTCAGATGATTACGGAAGAATCAAGCATTGGTCATGTTGGTGCAAAAGATAAGTCAACCATCGCCTTAGAGCTTTCTACACCTGTCGGAGGAACCTACCAAGTTACTCTCCCGGATGGTTCAAAGGTTTGGTTAAACTCATCTTCCAAATTAACCTATCCGATGGCATTTTCTAGTAAGGAGCGTTTAGTCAATTTAGAAGGAGAGGCCTATTTTGAAGTTCAGCATGACGCTAACAAACCGTTTCGCGTAACAAGTAAAGGTCAAACTTTAGAAGTTTTAGGGACAAGCTTTAATATCAAAGCCTATTTAGATGAAGCGGTAGTGAAATCTACACTAGTGTCAGGTTCAGTGAAGCTTAATACTATTGGCGCTAATCAAAAGAGCATTCATTTGAGACCTGGGCAACAGTCCTTATTTACGGCTGGAAAAGTTATTCAAGTTGATCAAGTTGATACTCGTACGCTTACCGCTTGGAAAGATGGTTTATTTTATTTTAATGAGACTACATTGAATGATGCTTTAGAGCAGATCGAGCGATGGTATAATCTTACTGTTGAGATGGATTCAAACATACCGAATACTCATTTTTATGGTCAGATGAAGCGTAATAAACCACTTAAAAATGTAATTGAAATTTTAGAAGAAAGCGGATTGAATTTCAAGCTTTATCATCGGGGTGATAAACATATTCTACGCGTAAAATCTAAAGAATAAACCAATAATAGACAATCAATTAGACCAGTATAAACCTTAAATCCTATTTCACATATGAGATCTCCAACTTAAATTTTGGAGAACATACAAAAAAAGAAGTAATGCTGGCGGGCATTACTTCCAATAGTTGCATGTTCTCAAACGATGCCATAAGGCATATTAGTTAACCATTTAATTAACATACAAACCTTACAAACTTATGATATTTTATCCATTTGTTAGGCTTCTTCCATGGAGTTTAACATTACGAAGCCTATTGATTATGAAATTGATCATTATCATTTCTTTATTGACTATGATGCAAGTGTTTGCAGAGGGAAGAGCACAGACCATCAATCTCCATGTCCGCAATAAGTCGTTAAGACAGGTTATGGAGCAGGTTCAACAGCAAAGCGGACTTGATTTTTTTCTGCATGGAAAGACCTTAGCGGATACTAAAATTTCCATAGAGTTGAAAGACGCTACTCTTAGGGAGGCAATGGACAAGATCGTCTTACCACTCCACATGGAATGGGTAAAGCGCGAAGATGTTATTGTAATTCGACACGCTAAAGAAGAGCTTTTAGATTATATGACAACAGTACAGCAACGTAGTATTAATGGCCGCGTTGAGAATGAAAAGGGTGAGCCTATTGATCGTGCAACAGTGTTGGTAAAAGGGACCAATATATCTACGTCAACCAATGCGACTGGTGATTTTAGTCTGACATTACCGGAAGCTAATGCTGTTTTGATTTTTTCTAGCATAGGGTTTCAATCTCAAGAACAGACTGTTGGTTCCGAATCAAATGTTCGGATTGTTCTGAAAGAACATGTCGGCGATTTGGATGAGGTGGTTGTCTTAGGTTATGGTAGTCAAAAACGAGCAAATGTGATAGGCGCTGTATCTACGATTAACGGATCATCTTTAGAAAACCGGTCGACTGCAACATTAAGTAGTTCTCTAGCCGGCTTAGCGTCTGGAGTCAACGTGCAAACGAGTACAGGAAAGCCCGGAGCAGATGGCGCTAGCATCTTAGTGCGCGGGACAGGAACACTAAATAATACCTCGCCATTAGTGGTTATTGACGGTATTGTTGGAAATATGGATGCTTTGAATCCAAATGATGTCGAATCGATCTCGGTATTGAAAGATGCTGCAACAGCTGCCATTTATGGCTCTTTAGGGTCGAATGGAGTAATTGTTATCACAACGAAAAAAGGCGCGAAAGGGAAGAACAATATCTCTTATACGGGGATGACCGCCATGTTACGCCCAAATAATATGCCTGAGTTTGTTACCGACTATGCCGATCATATGCGACTTGTTAATGAGGGTTTTACCAACTTAGGGCAGGCGTCTGTCTACACTGACGCGACGATTAAACTCTGGGAAGACGCAAAAGGAAATCCGGATGGATTAACCGAGTTTGGTATTCCAAATTATGTAGCATATCCTAATACGGATTGGGGGAAAGAATTGATGGGCCAGCGGAAACTGTTGCAAAATCACAATCTTTCTCTTAATGGTGGTACAGATCAAACACAGTATTTGTTTTCTGTTGGTTATTTTGATAATCCTGGAACTATGCCTGAAACGGGTGCTGATAAAATCCGAATGCGGATTAACTTACAATCAAAGGTTGCTAAGTTCCTAACACTAGGCACACAAACTTTTGGAGATATGCAAAATCTTAGTGTCTCAGATGTGGTAACGGCGTATTCTTACTTGACACAAACAGTGCCGGGGGTGTATCCTTTTTACAATAATGTATATGGTTTTCCGGCGGCGGCTGAAGAGTCTGCTACAGCGAATAATGCAATTGCATTTTTAAATGGTCAGGGTGGTAAGCATCAAGTAAACCGTCTGAATTCGACCATTTTCGCAAAAGTAAATCTGTGGAAAGGACTGGAATTTGAATCTCGTGTAAACTATAACCAATCTTATACAGAAGTAAGAAATTATCAAGTACCTTATGAGAAATGGAATTTTGCAACAAATAAATTAAGTACGGCAGCATTAAGTCCAGCTCAGATTACAACAAGCTTCGGACTAACCAAGGGGTATAACTTGATTATCGATAATATACTGCGCTACGCAGGAACCTTCGGTTTACATGATGTCGGAGGTATTGTAGGGTACAATGAACAATATTTTAATCAGTTTACTAGTGGAGCTGCAAAGTTGGGACTTGTTCATCCCGATCTGACGACCTTCAACTCGGCAACGACGATGAGTTCAATTACAGGGGATGAAATAGACTACGGCTTACGGTCTGTTTTTGGACGAGTAAATTATGCCTACGATAATAGATACTTAGTGGAGGCAGTTATGCGCTACGATGGATCCTCGCGCTTTGGTGAATCAAAGAGATGGGGTGTGTTCCCAGCATTCTCTGCTGGATGGCGTATTTCAGAAGAAACATTTATGGCGCCATTGAGGACTTATATCGATGACTTGAGAATTCGTGGTTCTTGGGGACGAACTGGAAACAATGCTTCCGGCAATTATGATCACTTACCATCCTATGGTACAGTAAATTATTCGTTTAACAATCAGGCGATTCGAGGGTTAGCACAAACTAAACTCGGGAATGATCTCTTGCACTGGGAAACGACAACGACAACAAACTTAGGGTTAACAGCGGCAGCATTAAAAGGAAAGTTAACTTTCGAGTTTGATGTTTATAAGGGTTTAACCGACGGAATTTTATTTGTTCCAAACATCCCTGCAACAACAGGTACGGCAACAGCGTCTACCATGAATATTGCTGAAGTAAGCAAGAAAGGATTAGAACTAACGCTTGGCTATCAAGATCGAGTAAACGATTTTAAATATGGCGTGTCTGGAAATTTTGCTTATAACAGTAATCGCGTTGAAAAGTACAAGGGCTTATTAGAAGAAGGATACATAACCGATGCTGGAGGAAATCAAATCTATCAGTCGAATATTGGTATGGTATCAACCGGAGGGACAAACCGAATCTTAGAAGGTCATGCGATTAATGAATTTTATTTGTACCAAACATATCAAGGCGTAGGGAACCATTTTAATTCCGATGGATCTGTAAATATTCATGGCGGTCCAAAAGATGGAATGATCCGTACCGAACAAGACATGGATTGGTTAAGGGCGATGGTTGATGCCGGATATAAGTTTCAACCTGCCGATGGCATCGATCCTACAAAAATATGGTACGGCGACTTGATCTATTCCGACTTGAACGGCGATGGCATATATGGAAATGTATATGATCAACAGTTTGCGAAACGTCGTACGACGCCTTCCTATAACTTTGGTTTGAGTATTAATTTGTCGTATAAAGGATTTGATGCGTCGATGATTTGGTCAGCAGCTACGGGAATGTCCTATTATTGGAATGAGCTATATCTAAATTCATCAATTGTAGCACAAGGAAAATCAGTACCTGCTTTAGTGGCGAACGATCATTACTATTACAATAGTTCGAACCCTTCAGATCCGAATAATAATCTGAACGGTCGATTCCCTAGACTTAAGGGTGTTACAGACGCTCAAAATGGTAGAACAAGTAATTTCTATTTCTACGATGCGTCTTTTGTGAAGCTTCGGAATCTACAAATTGGTTATACTTTGCCGACTGATCTTGTCAATCGTTGTTCTGTTTCGAGACTACGTCTCTACGTTGCAGGAGAAAACCTCTTGACCTTTACGAAGTTCCCTGGATTAGATCCTGAGATTGGTGCTGTCGCGAACTATCCGACAATCAGGCAGTATGCATTGGGATTAAATGTAACCTTCTAATCGACTTTAAACATGAAAAAGATATTAGCCTTAATAATGATATGCAGTTTATTCAGCTGCAAGAAGGATCTCTTGGATACTTCACCAAATTCTTCGGTTTCAACAGCTACGATGTGGACAACCGATAATCTTACAGACCTAGGTATCGCTGGGGTATACAACACCTTTCGGTTGATGATGGGACATAGTGGATTAATTTCACCGTATGAACTGTATCAATTCGATCGTTTCTCATTTACTGGTCAAGGGCGTTTTGATGAGCCATTAATGCTAGGCACAATAACAGCTGGTGACGGGATGTTTTTAAATTACTGGAAGATTCAATACGAAGGGATACAAAGAGCAAACGATGCGATTAAAAATATCCCTGTGAAATCTCCTTCATCTGAGGATAAAAAAGCGAAATACATAGCCGAAGCAAAGTTTCTACGCGCTTATTTTTACTTTCGTTTGAATCAACTATATAAGGGAGTGCCAATTTATTTGGAGCCATTTACTGCGGCAGAAGCTACTAGAGGAAGGAGTTCAGAAGAAGAAGTTTGGCAGCAAATTATCAGTGACTTGACCGATTGTATAAATGAGAAGAACTTTCCTGATCGTTACCAGGGAGGCAATGCAAACTATGGTCATGCAACTAAAGCGGCAGCGTATTCGTTGCGTGGCAAAGTGTACATTTATAAAAAAGAATGGGCTAAGGCAGCCGCAGATTTCCAAAAGGTGAAAGACGCCGGACATAGTTTGTTTGCAGATTATAAAGCTTTATTTAAAGAAGCGAATGAGCAAGCCCCAGAAATGATCTTTTCAATACAGCATCGTAGCGAATCTGGATATGGTAACAATATGCAATTGTTTTGCGGATGGCCTTCTGTTTATTCACGTGGTTGGAACTACTATATGCCGACACCTTATTTAGTGGACTTGTATGAAAACTTGGATGGATCTCCATTCAATTGGGATCAAGTAATTCCAGGCTATAGTGCTCTAAGCGTAAATGAACGAGAAGTTTACTTTTTACGGGATAATATTAGCGACGCAGAACGTGCAGCAGCAACATTGAGAGGAGCAAAGATGAGTCTTTATTTAGCGAATGGAAATGAGGAGCGAATTAAGAAAGCCTATGAAAATAGAGATCCGCGCTTAGCCGCAAATGTTGTTACGCCTTATTCAACGTTTAGAGGGGCCTATAATTTTACGATTGTAGAAAGTACACAGCATATGCGATGGCCGTTTAGAGGACAAGCTCAAATTAATGGTGATATTCAGAGTGATACTCAAATTAATTTCTTTTACTTTTATAGGAAGTTTGTTGCCGAGGGAACAAATGAAATTATTGACCGTAATTATGGACCTATTGATTTTCCAATATTTCGATATGCTGATATTCTTCTCATGTGGGCGGAAGCCTTAAACGAGGACAATAAACTTGAGGAAGCGGTTAGTAAAGTGAATGAAGTACGGCAGCGCGCTGGAATTGCTTTGTTGAATTCGAATGCTGTTACGCAGGTAAATGGAAAAGCGGATTTGCGATTGAGAATACAAAATGAAAGACGCGTTGAATTTCCGAATGAGGGAATTAACTATTTCGATGAACTTCGCTGGGGTACATGGAAAGAGAAAGTCTTTCAATCCGGAAATGGAAGAAAACAAATCTGGGGAACGAATGTAAGCAACTATAGTTACAAAGGAGATTTCCTTAGCGTTTGGCCTATTCCGACGTCAGAAATACAAATGAATGTCAATCTAGTTCAAAACCCTGGATGGATTGACTAAGCCTAAACTACATATGATGAAAAGCGTATTGACTAATTTATTGTCTTCATTCTTGTTGATCTTTCTAACCCAATATGCAGTGTTGGGTCAACAAGCAACACCCTTTGGATTTAATCTTGCTGAGCAGCAGTATCGGTTGCTTGCAGAATCGTATACAGATTTAACGAAGTATCCGCGCTCTGCCGATCCAAATGGTAAAACATCTTTTACAGATATTAAAGACTGGACCGGAGGATTCTGGCCCGGATGCTTATGGTATCTATACGAGCACACGGAAGCGCCATATTGGAAGGAACAAGCCTTGAAATGGACAAAGTCTCTGGAAACAAATCAATACAACACCAATCATCATGATATAGGATTTGTTATGAATAGTAGTTACGGCAATGCGTATCGATTGTTGGGAGATACAAGTTTTAAACCGATTATTATTCAAAGTGCTAAATCCCTATTAACACGTTTCAATCCGAAAGTAGGC encodes:
- a CDS encoding GyrI-like domain-containing protein — translated: MNHQTLEQFYVIGIATRTCNQNGQAAVDIEALWVKFWNEKIQEQIPNSISEDIYAVYTNYESDFNHPYTTIIGLQVSTLSDVPEGFVGIEIEKTNYQKFVSKGKMPEAVAKTWFEIWADDTLKRTYKADFTVHGKKYYDGENAEVETFIAVEA
- the msrA gene encoding peptide-methionine (S)-S-oxide reductase MsrA; amino-acid sequence: MKATIVFVILLAFVGGFLLTSNKESSIVGATSLSSDLADSTNKDLKAIYFAGGCFWGTEHFFQQVRGVVKTEVGYANGNVDKPSYEQVTTGKTGYAETVKVVYDPTVVHLDLLIDLFLKTIDPTSLNKQGNDIGTQYRSGIYYVDPSERSLIDSKLQDLAKGFNTSIVVESKPLTNFYIAEKYHQKYLDKNPGGYCHIGPELFEMAKKANKK
- a CDS encoding RNA polymerase sigma factor, translating into MSRDLSEENLLYRLRCGDMKAFESLYEIYSSIIYNNIFRLIRNKTVSEDLLQDVFIKIWENREKIDVNQSFVAYLFICSRNIAFNFKRRLKLEISSSLNSNSSIEPHVHAVDDWLENKEVEQHIEQIINKLPEQRQRVFRLAKLDGMKYQEIADDLGISISTVKDHLVKANKFVKKYMIENGGLNAVSLMFYLFLKK
- a CDS encoding FecR family protein; its protein translation is MDSKKANINHLLQRYQSGEYTKEDLECLLTLLSEEENVEVDQQLILELLHPVVDSKAEENQLSAVFDRIQSQIALSETPDLIPITSKRRSLVRYSIWIAALLCVVMSITLIIKNRETGNKVLVNLPEIAVPLEQILPGGNKATLRMADGTLVQLNESQTGIVMGDEILYANGQMITEESSIGHVGAKDKSTIALELSTPVGGTYQVTLPDGSKVWLNSSSKLTYPMAFSSKERLVNLEGEAYFEVQHDANKPFRVTSKGQTLEVLGTSFNIKAYLDEAVVKSTLVSGSVKLNTIGANQKSIHLRPGQQSLFTAGKVIQVDQVDTRTLTAWKDGLFYFNETTLNDALEQIERWYNLTVEMDSNIPNTHFYGQMKRNKPLKNVIEILEESGLNFKLYHRGDKHILRVKSKE
- a CDS encoding SusC/RagA family TonB-linked outer membrane protein, whose protein sequence is MKLIIIISLLTMMQVFAEGRAQTINLHVRNKSLRQVMEQVQQQSGLDFFLHGKTLADTKISIELKDATLREAMDKIVLPLHMEWVKREDVIVIRHAKEELLDYMTTVQQRSINGRVENEKGEPIDRATVLVKGTNISTSTNATGDFSLTLPEANAVLIFSSIGFQSQEQTVGSESNVRIVLKEHVGDLDEVVVLGYGSQKRANVIGAVSTINGSSLENRSTATLSSSLAGLASGVNVQTSTGKPGADGASILVRGTGTLNNTSPLVVIDGIVGNMDALNPNDVESISVLKDAATAAIYGSLGSNGVIVITTKKGAKGKNNISYTGMTAMLRPNNMPEFVTDYADHMRLVNEGFTNLGQASVYTDATIKLWEDAKGNPDGLTEFGIPNYVAYPNTDWGKELMGQRKLLQNHNLSLNGGTDQTQYLFSVGYFDNPGTMPETGADKIRMRINLQSKVAKFLTLGTQTFGDMQNLSVSDVVTAYSYLTQTVPGVYPFYNNVYGFPAAAEESATANNAIAFLNGQGGKHQVNRLNSTIFAKVNLWKGLEFESRVNYNQSYTEVRNYQVPYEKWNFATNKLSTAALSPAQITTSFGLTKGYNLIIDNILRYAGTFGLHDVGGIVGYNEQYFNQFTSGAAKLGLVHPDLTTFNSATTMSSITGDEIDYGLRSVFGRVNYAYDNRYLVEAVMRYDGSSRFGESKRWGVFPAFSAGWRISEETFMAPLRTYIDDLRIRGSWGRTGNNASGNYDHLPSYGTVNYSFNNQAIRGLAQTKLGNDLLHWETTTTTNLGLTAAALKGKLTFEFDVYKGLTDGILFVPNIPATTGTATASTMNIAEVSKKGLELTLGYQDRVNDFKYGVSGNFAYNSNRVEKYKGLLEEGYITDAGGNQIYQSNIGMVSTGGTNRILEGHAINEFYLYQTYQGVGNHFNSDGSVNIHGGPKDGMIRTEQDMDWLRAMVDAGYKFQPADGIDPTKIWYGDLIYSDLNGDGIYGNVYDQQFAKRRTTPSYNFGLSINLSYKGFDASMIWSAATGMSYYWNELYLNSSIVAQGKSVPALVANDHYYYNSSNPSDPNNNLNGRFPRLKGVTDAQNGRTSNFYFYDASFVKLRNLQIGYTLPTDLVNRCSVSRLRLYVAGENLLTFTKFPGLDPEIGAVANYPTIRQYALGLNVTF
- a CDS encoding RagB/SusD family nutrient uptake outer membrane protein, translating into MKKILALIMICSLFSCKKDLLDTSPNSSVSTATMWTTDNLTDLGIAGVYNTFRLMMGHSGLISPYELYQFDRFSFTGQGRFDEPLMLGTITAGDGMFLNYWKIQYEGIQRANDAIKNIPVKSPSSEDKKAKYIAEAKFLRAYFYFRLNQLYKGVPIYLEPFTAAEATRGRSSEEEVWQQIISDLTDCINEKNFPDRYQGGNANYGHATKAAAYSLRGKVYIYKKEWAKAAADFQKVKDAGHSLFADYKALFKEANEQAPEMIFSIQHRSESGYGNNMQLFCGWPSVYSRGWNYYMPTPYLVDLYENLDGSPFNWDQVIPGYSALSVNEREVYFLRDNISDAERAAATLRGAKMSLYLANGNEERIKKAYENRDPRLAANVVTPYSTFRGAYNFTIVESTQHMRWPFRGQAQINGDIQSDTQINFFYFYRKFVAEGTNEIIDRNYGPIDFPIFRYADILLMWAEALNEDNKLEEAVSKVNEVRQRAGIALLNSNAVTQVNGKADLRLRIQNERRVEFPNEGINYFDELRWGTWKEKVFQSGNGRKQIWGTNVSNYSYKGDFLSVWPIPTSEIQMNVNLVQNPGWID